The genomic stretch AGTCACCAGCAAAAAAGCCGTTCCCATGCTGGAATCCTTCTATGGAATACACAACAGGGTAATCGAGGTGGGAGACGGCGACTCCCTTGACCTGGGCGCAGGGCGGGTCCTGGCCTTCGCGGAGATTCCCAACGTTCACTGGCCGGAAACCATCGCGACCTTCGACACCCTCTCCGGGACCCTCTTCTCCTGCGACGCCTTCGGCTCCTTCGGGGCGATCAGCGACGCTCCCTATGACGACCAGCTCTCCGCTGAACAGATCGAGTTCTTCGAGGCCGAAGCGGTACGGTACTATGCGAACATTGTCGCGGCCTTTTCCACACCGGTAAAAAAAGCGATTGAAAAGTGCGGAACCCTTCCCATCAGGATCGTGGCCCCCGGCCATGGAATCGTATGGCGCAGGGACCCCCACAAGATAATCAATGATTACCGCCGGTACGCGGAATATCAGAAAGGACCTGCCAGGGATGAGGTAACCCTGATCTGGGGATCCATGTACGGGATGACGGAAAAGGCCGTGGGCCCCGCCGTTGAAGCCATGGAAGCGGAGGGAGTCAAAGTCCATGTACACCGGGTTCCCGAGTCCTCCTGGGGCGACATTCTGGCCTCGGTATGGACATCCACCGGGGTGGTCCTGGCAATGCCCACCTACGAGTACAAGATGTTCCCCCCCATGGCGGCTGTCCTGGACGAGCTGGGGAAAAAGAGGGTTCAGAACCGCAAAGCCTTCCGCTTCGGTTCCTACGGCTGGTCCGGAGGCGCCCAGAAAGAGCTGGACGAGATTATGGAACGCTTGAAGATGAAATGGGAGTTCCTCGAACCCCTGGAGTTCAAAGGCAGCCCCGATGAAGATCATCTGACAGAGATCCGCTCCCGCTGCCGGGAACTTGCACGGGAGGTAAAAAAGATCGCCGCTGCATCCCCGGTTTAGCTACCGGGGATTGCTGTTCCCGGAATTCACGAAAGTTAATTGACATTAACTCACTCCTCCGGTATAGTTAGGTAAATCTAACTTATTTCGGAGGACCATACCCATGAGACATTCCGATGGCAATACGATGATGACCCTGCGGACCCCCGCAGATCTCCGGACCGGCCGCAGCTGCCGGGTCAGCGCCCTGGGAAAAGGGCGGAGTTTCAGGGCCCGCATGGTATCCCTGGGAATCCGCCCGGGAGCGATACTCACCGTTGTCGGCGGACACGGAGCGGGTCCCAGGCTCCTTCAGGTGGGACCTCAGCGTGTGATGATCGGAGCGGAGATGGTCCGTCATATCTTTGTAACGGAGGAACCATACAATGAATAAAGACCGGACCCTGCATCTGGCGCAGATGCGCCCCGGCGAGACTGCGGTAATTACCGGTTACCTGGCGGGAGGCCGGGACTACCGCAGAAAGCTTCTCTCCTTCGGGCTGACCGCAGGCACCAGGATAACCCTGCTCAAGACGGCCCCCCTGGGGGATCCCGTGGAGATCTCCGTACGGGGCTACTCCTTGAGCCTGAGAAAAACCGAAGCGGCGGTACTGGAATTGAGGGGTGATGCATGAGCGCCACACTTACACGCATGAAGACCATCGCCCTTGCGGGAAACCCCAACTGCGGAAAAACAACGATCTTCAACGCCCTTACCGGATCCAGTGCCAAGGTGGGAAACTGGCCCGGTGTTACCGTGGAGCGTCGGGAAGGACGCCTTAAAGGAAGCTCTGCTGAAACAGCCGTTGTGGACCTTCCGGGGATCTACTCCCTCTCCGCCGAATCCGAGGACGAAAGGGTTGCCCGGGACTTTATCATAAGCGGCAGCGTGGATCTGGTAATCAGCATTGTCGATGCCGCCAACCTGGAACGCAACCTCTTTCTCACATCCACAATTCTGGAGAGCGGCATACCCACCGTGGTGGCCCTGAACATGATGGACGCGGCGAAAAAGAAGGGAATACGCATCGACCTCAAGGCGCTCTCTGATGAACTCGGCTGTCCGGTGCTTCCCCTTTCCGCCATACAGCCTGAAAGCCTGAAGAATTTCAGGAACGAACTGGACAGAACACTGAGCAGCGGTATCCCGGCTCCGAAGACCCGGATTAAATACAGCCCGGAAATCGAAAGCACCATTGGAAGCTGGTCGAAGAAACTCTCCGGTCCGGCCTCGGAACTGGGAGTCACCGACAGATTCATTGCACTGTCCCTGCTTGAGGAAGACCCCTTCATAACGGAACATTTTGGTCCCCTCCTCGGAGAAGAGGAGATTGAAAAGGCCCTTTCATCCATCGGTGATCTGGCGGGGACTACCGTGGATATGCTCATTGCCGACAACCGCTACTCCTGGATAAACTCCCTGTGCAATACAGCGACAAGCAGGAAGGAGGAGGGAACAAAGAGAGCCTCCAGGGGAGGACTGGATGCCATCCTGCTGCACCGCTTTCTCGGAATCCCGATCTTTCTGGGGGTCATGTACCTGGTTTTCTGGTTTACCATGGCCGTGGGGGGATCATTCATCGATTTCTTTGACATCCTTTTCGGCGGAATCTTTGTAGACGGCCTGGGGACCCTGATGGCAGGCCTGGGGAGCCCCGAATGGCTGACAGCCATAATCGCCGGAGGTATCGGGGGCGGAATTCAGACCGTATCCACCTTTATTCCCATCATCTTTACCATGTTCCTCATGCTCGCGCTTCTGGAGGATTCGGGATACATGGCCCGGGCCGCCTTCGTTATGGACAAGGCCATGCGGGCGATCGGACTTCCCGGCAAGGCCTTTGTCCCCATGCTGGTGGGTTTCGGCTGTACCGTCCCTGCGATCATGGCCACCCGGACCCTGGAGTCGAAACGTGACCGTTTTATGGCCATCTTTATGACTCCCTTCATGTCCTGCGGCGCACGGCTTCCTGTCTATGCCCTCTTTACCGCGGCCTTCTTCGGGAACCTTGCCGGGGGAGTGGTATTCTCCATCTACCTGGCGGGGGTACTTCTGGCGGTCCTTACGGGGCTGCTTCTCAAACACACCCTCTTCAAGGGAAAGCATACACCCTTTGTTATGGAGCTTCCCGCCTATCACAGCCCCAGAATGGGACACATCATGAACAGTGCGTGGAGACGGCTGAAGATCTACATGTTCAGGGCCGGAAAGGTAATAATCCTGGTGGTTCTTCTTCTTTCGGTACTGAATTCCTGGGGAACCGACGGGACCTTCGGCAACGAGGACTCGGAGGAGTCGGTACTCTCTGTCATAGGAAAAAGCATAACCCCCGTATTCACTCCCATGGGAATTGTGCAGGAGAACTGGCCGGCTACGGTCAGCCTTTTTACAGGGCTCTTTGCCAAGGAGGCTGTTGTGGGGACCCTGAACGCCCTCTACTCCCAGGAAAGCTTCGGAGGTGAAGAACCTGCAGAAGACGAAGAACCCTGGAGTCTGGCTGCCCTTACTGTCGAGTCCCTGGCCAGCATCGGTGAGAACCTGTCCGGGGTCCTGGATGGGCTGCTTGATCCCCTCGGTCTGGGGCTCATCTCCTCGGATGCCGATTCTCTGGCAGAGGAACTGGAAACCGATGACAGTGTATTCACCGGCTTACGGGACAATTTCAGCCCCGTCAGCGCCTATGCCTTCCTGCTCTTCATTCTCATCTACTTCCCCTGCGTGGCGGCCCTGGGTGCTGCGGTTCAGGAGACAGGAAAGGGCTACGGTACGGTGCTGGTCACCTACCTGACTCTCCTGGCATGGATTATCTCGACCCTGGTTTTCCAGATCCTCGAAGGAGGCTCCCTGCTCTGGATTACGGTGGCTCTGCTTCTTCTGGCTGGCATCTTTGTCAGTTTCACCCTTATGGGACGCGGACGGGAACGGCTACGCTATCCCGGCTGACAGTAGCCCTGGAATCAGAAATACTCAAGAATATCGCCACGCCTTCAAACACAGGGCGGGGCGATTCATTTTTTTAAGGCAGCTCTAAAAACTGCCCTTAGATGGAACAAAGATGGATATTGCGGTATTATCTGAACCAGACATGAAGAACACCGGAGACCTCGCGCTGCAGGAGTTGCATAAGCGCTTTCCCGCAGCCCTGGATTATCTGACAACAATCTTCCTGATCGACAGGGAATACGGAAAGGTTGCAAACAGTAAACTCGCCGCCCGCCTGGGAGTCTCAAAACCGGCGGTCAGCCAGGCTGTCGGCCGGCTGAAGCGCCACCACCTCGCGGACCAGGACTCCTACGGAACCATCCGGCTTACCCCGGAGGGCAGGATCTATGCGACCCGCATACTGAAGCGGCACTATCTGATAGAGCATCTCCTGATCCTGCGCCTGGACTACCCCTGGGACAAGGCCGACGATGAGGCCCTCAGGCTCCAGGCTGCCATATCGGAAGAGTTCGCCGCTCATCTTTTCGAGACCTTTGGGCGTCCCGACACATGCCCTCACGGGAATCCCTTTCCCGGCAGCCCCAGGGAGAAGGAGCTTCTGGATGCACCGAGGTTGAGTGAGGCCCGTGAAGGTTGCAGGACTGTTCTGTTGCGCATCACCGAAGAGGGGGAAGCCGTCGAAGGACTCCTCCATTTCTGCAATGAAAATCAGCTGCGCCCAGGGCGGGAACTTGAGATTTTGAAGAAAGCCGGAGACAATGTTCTGCTGGGCTGCTGTGAGGGCAGAACCATTACAATCCCTCAAGGATATGCCGTACATCTCAGGTACAGGGCGCTTCAGGACTGATCAGGTCTTGACCATTTCGACATAACCTGTGAAATTCCCGGGTATGATCCGACGATTTCTGCTTATTGCTCTCCTGTGCCTGCCGAGCATACTCACGGCCCATCCGCACATGTTTATCGATACCCGCCTGAAAATCGGCATTGAGGGGAACAGCCTCAGACAGGTCGAGATTACATGGTACTTTGACCCCATGTTTACCGCATCAATTGTCGGAGACTTCGACGGCGACCGTAACGGCGTATTCACTCCTGAAGAGACCAGGGAGGTACAGGAATATGCATTTTCCAATCTTGAAAACTACGACTATTTCACCTTCCTCGAGCTGAACGGAACGACCCATGTACCCCGGCGAATAGAGAACTTCAGGGTCTTCGTGGAAAACCGGCAGCTTGTCTACCGTTTCTCCATTCCCTTTGACCTGGAGCTTAAGGAGAAGAAATTCGCCATAGCCATTTATGATGAAACCTATTTCTGCGACATTCTCTTTCACGAAGAGGCCCCGGTTGAGTTTCAGGGCACCAGGCCGGCAGGCTGGGAGATAGTCGAGAACAGGGACAGGAGCATTAATTACGGCGGACCGGTCTCAGTCTCCAGGGAGGGCAAAGAGTATTCGGGTACCGCCTTTCCCCAGCAGCTCCAGGTCTCTCTGAGATAGAATATGACCAGACGAGCGCTGATCCTGCTGGCACTCCTTGCGGGATGCACGGCCATATTTCCCCAGAGCAATCCCTTTCTCTCCTCCGGTAATGGCAGCACCAGGGAAGAACCTGAAACCCGGGTCACAACCCCCGCAGCCCCGAGGCCTTCAAATCCAGTGCTTGCCCGCATATCCGCCGTACAGAGGAGACTTCAGCGCAGGATCTCATCTTCCCTCGAGAAAGCCTCGTCAGGGGAAGATCCCGCAGCCCTGTTGGTGCTTGCCGGCCTCGCCTTCCTCTACGGATTCATTCACGCCCTTGGACCGGGACACCGGAAAACGGTACTCCTGGGATACTTCCTCGGAGAAAAAGCCCGTCCCGCCGCCGGAATCGCCACGGGTATCCTCCTGGCCCTTGCCCATGCCGGAAGCGCCCTGATACTGGTAGGGGGATTTTCATGGCTGGCGGTCAATTCAATGCTTGTCTCCATAAACCGGGCGGAGCAGTACCTCTACCCGGCCACATACGGCATAATAAGCCTGCTGGGTATCTGGATGCTTGTGCAGGGAATCCGGGAGTTCCGCGGCCGCGAACACGCAGGTTCCGGGCGCTCCGTCAATGCCGGTACCGGCGGGATTATACTCTCGGGACTGGTACCCTGTCCCGGGGCTTCGGCCATAATGATTTTTTCCATCGCCTCCGGAGGCATCTGGATCGGGATTATCGCGGTGCTTGCCATGTCCCTGGGAATGGGAATTGTGCTGGCCGGAATCGGACTCGTGAGCATTCTCTTTCGCGGAAGGATAGCCACCCTTATCAATGATGGGAATACCGGGAGGCGACTGGAACTAGTCCTCCATATGGGAGGGGGAATCCTCGTCGCCGGCTTCGGGCTCCTGCTTCTGGCGGGAAGCCTTTGAGGCTGAGCCGTTCTTTATTCTCGCAGAAATCTCCTCGAGAATTTCATCATAGCCTCCCGGGACATGGGGTTTTATACAGGGACTGCAGTCCTTGACCCCATCTTCGGTCAAAGTGTAGCTCCCGCCGCAGTCGGGGAACCAGTAGAGGGGGCAGAAACAGAAGAGGCAGTTTATCTCTTCAATCCCTTTGTGGCAGGGATAATACCTGCATTTCCGGTTGCTGAACCAGCGATAGCTTTCCTTCTGCATAGATAAAGGCAGTATACTCAGACCCTCTCTTCGTATGCAACGGGGCCCAGTCGGAGTTCCCAGCGGGTTCCCTCGTCCCTCGTATACTCCATATGGCCATTCAGCTGGGTTTCCACGATACTGTAGACAAGTGCCAGACCGAGGGTTTTCGATGACAGGGGATCAAAATCCTTCGGTAGTCCTACACCGTTATCGCTGAGGGTAAGAAGGATTCCCTCTCCCTGAATATTCCGCAAGCCGATTTCAATCCAGCCTGTCTCTCCTTTCGGAAAGGCATGCCTGACGGCATTTACCAGAAGTTCATTCACAACAAGACCAAGAGGTACCGCGACATCGACAAGACTATCAACTGATTCGAGATTATAGCGGAAGCGGATCCCCTTTGTTTCATCGTCGAAGGTGCTGCGGACAAGTTCGGTGAGCTCAAGAATATACTCCTTCAGATCTATTCTTGACAGGTTCTCCGACTCATACAGACGATGATGCACCAGAGCCATGGAGTGAATCTTGGCTTCTATATCCTGGAGAATATCCTGCATATTCACATCTTCGAGGCCTAATCGGCGCATGGCGACCATGGAGGCAATAACCTGCATCGTGTTCTTCGTTCGATGGTACAGTTCCCGAAGCAGGGTACTCTTTTCGTTGAGAGCCCGTTCAAGCTGGCGTCGTACCATTACGGCATCTGTTATGTCCCGGGAGATCCCACAGATACCGATAATCTCTCCCGCGTCATCCCTGACCGGGACCCTGATGGTCTCCAGATTCCGCTGCCGTCCGGCGGAATCCCGGATATTTTCTTCACGGCAGGGCTCTCCCTCCAGGACCTTGCTTTCAATGCGTCGGCTGTCCCGGGCATCCTGCAGATCAAAAAGGTCTTCATCCGTGAGCCCGATGAGTTGGTCCCTGTCCCTGCCCGTGAACTGCAGGTATGCCGAATTGGCGTGAGTATAAAAGAGATTCCGGTCTTTCAGGAATATCATATCCTCCGCTGACTCGATAATCGCATTGAGCCGGGCGTCCCTGCGCTGCAGCTCATCCAGGGCTTCCTTTTTTTCGGTGATATCGATGACGGTTCCTTCTGCAGCGATTACTTCTCCCGATTCATTCAGTATGGTTCTGGTCCTGTCCTCCACCCAGTAGATCCGGCCTTGAGGATCTACGAGACGGTACTCCTGGGTAAACCCCTCCCTCTTTTCCCGAACAGCCTGTTCCACTTCCCCGG from Marispirochaeta aestuarii encodes the following:
- a CDS encoding cysteine-rich small domain-containing protein codes for the protein MQKESYRWFSNRKCRYYPCHKGIEEINCLFCFCPLYWFPDCGGSYTLTEDGVKDCSPCIKPHVPGGYDEILEEISARIKNGSASKASRQKQEPEAGDEDSPSHMED
- a CDS encoding FeoA family protein gives rise to the protein MNKDRTLHLAQMRPGETAVITGYLAGGRDYRRKLLSFGLTAGTRITLLKTAPLGDPVEISVRGYSLSLRKTEAAVLELRGDA
- a CDS encoding FprA family A-type flavoprotein, with the translated sequence MNITSAADGIYRLSANAEDILFEGLWPIPNGVSMNSYIVQGEKTAIIDGVCGWDGVPQTLFSQFEQAGIDVNSIDYVVINHMEPDHSGWLEDFRKIRPDFTIVTSKKAVPMLESFYGIHNRVIEVGDGDSLDLGAGRVLAFAEIPNVHWPETIATFDTLSGTLFSCDAFGSFGAISDAPYDDQLSAEQIEFFEAEAVRYYANIVAAFSTPVKKAIEKCGTLPIRIVAPGHGIVWRRDPHKIINDYRRYAEYQKGPARDEVTLIWGSMYGMTEKAVGPAVEAMEAEGVKVHVHRVPESSWGDILASVWTSTGVVLAMPTYEYKMFPPMAAVLDELGKKRVQNRKAFRFGSYGWSGGAQKELDEIMERLKMKWEFLEPLEFKGSPDEDHLTEIRSRCRELAREVKKIAAASPV
- a CDS encoding nickel/cobalt transporter, producing the protein MTRRALILLALLAGCTAIFPQSNPFLSSGNGSTREEPETRVTTPAAPRPSNPVLARISAVQRRLQRRISSSLEKASSGEDPAALLVLAGLAFLYGFIHALGPGHRKTVLLGYFLGEKARPAAGIATGILLALAHAGSALILVGGFSWLAVNSMLVSINRAEQYLYPATYGIISLLGIWMLVQGIREFRGREHAGSGRSVNAGTGGIILSGLVPCPGASAIMIFSIASGGIWIGIIAVLAMSLGMGIVLAGIGLVSILFRGRIATLINDGNTGRRLELVLHMGGGILVAGFGLLLLAGSL
- a CDS encoding DUF1007 family protein, whose protein sequence is MIRRFLLIALLCLPSILTAHPHMFIDTRLKIGIEGNSLRQVEITWYFDPMFTASIVGDFDGDRNGVFTPEETREVQEYAFSNLENYDYFTFLELNGTTHVPRRIENFRVFVENRQLVYRFSIPFDLELKEKKFAIAIYDETYFCDILFHEEAPVEFQGTRPAGWEIVENRDRSINYGGPVSVSREGKEYSGTAFPQQLQVSLR
- a CDS encoding metal-dependent transcriptional regulator — its product is MDIAVLSEPDMKNTGDLALQELHKRFPAALDYLTTIFLIDREYGKVANSKLAARLGVSKPAVSQAVGRLKRHHLADQDSYGTIRLTPEGRIYATRILKRHYLIEHLLILRLDYPWDKADDEALRLQAAISEEFAAHLFETFGRPDTCPHGNPFPGSPREKELLDAPRLSEAREGCRTVLLRITEEGEAVEGLLHFCNENQLRPGRELEILKKAGDNVLLGCCEGRTITIPQGYAVHLRYRALQD
- a CDS encoding FeoA family protein, which produces MRHSDGNTMMTLRTPADLRTGRSCRVSALGKGRSFRARMVSLGIRPGAILTVVGGHGAGPRLLQVGPQRVMIGAEMVRHIFVTEEPYNE
- the feoB gene encoding Fe(2+) transporter permease subunit FeoB, producing the protein MSATLTRMKTIALAGNPNCGKTTIFNALTGSSAKVGNWPGVTVERREGRLKGSSAETAVVDLPGIYSLSAESEDERVARDFIISGSVDLVISIVDAANLERNLFLTSTILESGIPTVVALNMMDAAKKKGIRIDLKALSDELGCPVLPLSAIQPESLKNFRNELDRTLSSGIPAPKTRIKYSPEIESTIGSWSKKLSGPASELGVTDRFIALSLLEEDPFITEHFGPLLGEEEIEKALSSIGDLAGTTVDMLIADNRYSWINSLCNTATSRKEEGTKRASRGGLDAILLHRFLGIPIFLGVMYLVFWFTMAVGGSFIDFFDILFGGIFVDGLGTLMAGLGSPEWLTAIIAGGIGGGIQTVSTFIPIIFTMFLMLALLEDSGYMARAAFVMDKAMRAIGLPGKAFVPMLVGFGCTVPAIMATRTLESKRDRFMAIFMTPFMSCGARLPVYALFTAAFFGNLAGGVVFSIYLAGVLLAVLTGLLLKHTLFKGKHTPFVMELPAYHSPRMGHIMNSAWRRLKIYMFRAGKVIILVVLLLSVLNSWGTDGTFGNEDSEESVLSVIGKSITPVFTPMGIVQENWPATVSLFTGLFAKEAVVGTLNALYSQESFGGEEPAEDEEPWSLAALTVESLASIGENLSGVLDGLLDPLGLGLISSDADSLAEELETDDSVFTGLRDNFSPVSAYAFLLFILIYFPCVAALGAAVQETGKGYGTVLVTYLTLLAWIISTLVFQILEGGSLLWITVALLLLAGIFVSFTLMGRGRERLRYPG